The Borrelia sp. RT5S genome contains the following window.
ACTCTACTGCTTCGCCTGGCCCTCTGCCTTAGCTGCTTCGTTAGCAGCAGCTGCTTTTGAAGAGGTCCCCCCTTTGTTAGCCCGTACGCCATCTGCAGCTTCTTTTACCTTCGCTAGAACCTTGGAGAGGGTTTTCTTCATTATGTCTTCGATGGCCCCAAGGAGTTTTGTAACAGCCGCTAGACCTGCTTGCTTAGCTATTGGCGCCTCATCTGCTTGTGCTAGCTTCAGCTGACCACCCTTAAGAAGTGATCTTAAAGCTATGCCCCCTGATACAGCACCTGCTAAGGAAGCCGCAGCTGCTGCGTTGTTATCGCTTATCCCCTTGGCAAAGGAAACGGCTGTTGTTGCTGCGGTAGCGTCGCCACCGTTTGCTACTTCAGCGTCACCTGCTTGGCTCTTAAGAATAGCAGCAAGTATTTCTTCTCCTGTTACTGATCCGACTATCGCTACTGCCTTAGCTGCGTCGCCCGCAGCACCCCCGTTGGCTGCTCCTTTAGCTAGAACCTTGGAGCCATCGTTGTTGCCAGCTGGTAGGGTTGTTGCACCTGCTGCCGGCATTTCGATCCCCTCTGCCTTAGCTGCTTCGCTTATCCCCTTTAAGGCTGATAGGAACTTGCCAATCTCTGCTGTTGGAATTCCAGGCGCTTCGTTGTCGGCCTTAGTGTCGCCTATGTCCTGCCCGTCGGAAATAGCTGTTGCCATTTCTTCTCCTGCTTTTTTTAGCGCCTCGATCGTCGCTGTTGCCTTGTCCAGGGACTTGGAGTCTCCTCCTGCTTTAGATATTTCTGCCTTTATCGCCTTCACCTGCTGCTGGGTCGCCTCGAGTTGCTCTGCTTGCTTCTTAAGCGTCTCCGCTACCTGTTGTCTCTTGGTCCCCCTAGTTGGGCTGCTCCCATTTAGTAGCCTTACTATTGCGTCGTATATTTTCTCCGCTGTTGTTCCTATCTGTGCCAGTAGCTTTTGTAGCTTCTCTGCTTCCTCCCTTAAGGCCGTTTCCTCTGCTGATGGCCCGCAGCTTATGTGCATTAGCACGAGCGCTAATGCTACCGCTGACCACCCTTTCCTCAGTGCTTTCATTCAAGCCTCCTTTACACTTTAGATCTGATGTAAGGAAGTATATCTCATTTTTACCCTTTTCAAAGGAAACGGCTTTTATTTTCAGCATTAAAGTGCTTGGGGCCACCGAAGACATAATGAAGAAAACCCTCTGCCTTAGCTGCTGGAATTCCAGCAGCAGAGATTGGCAAGTTCCTATCAGCCTTAAAGGGGATAAGCGATGACAACGCAGCAGATGCGGTTTCCTTAGCAGGTGCTGTATCAGGGGGCATAGCTTTAAGATCACTTCTTAAGGGTGGTCAGCTAAAGCCAGCAGCAGCAGGAGCAGGTGATGCGCCAATAGCTAAGCAAGCAGGTCTAGCGGCTGTTACAAAACTCCTTGGGGCCATCGAAGACATAATGAAGAAAACCCTCTCCAAGGTTCTAGCGAAGGTAAAAGAAGCTGCAGATGGCGTACGGGCTAACAAAGGGGGGACCTCTTCAAAAGCAGCTGCTGCTAACGAAGCAGCTAAGGCAGAGGGCCAGGCGAAGCAGCAGCTGCGGCTTCCTTAGCAGGTGCTGTATCAGGGGGCATAGCTTTAAGATCACTTCTTAAGGGTGGTCAGCTGAAGCTAGCAGCAGCAGGTCAAGCAGGTGCAACAACCCTACCAGACGGCAACAACGCTGACTCAGCAACAACAACCCTAGCAGCCAACAACGCAGGCTCCAAGGTCCTAGCTAAAGGAGCAGCCCACGGGGGTGGCAATGGCGACGCTACCGCAACAACAACAGCTATTTCCGACGATAAGGACATAGGCGACACTAAGGCCGACAACGAAGCGCCTGGAACGCCAGCAGCGGGAACAACAACCCTAGCAGCAGGCAATAGAGAAGGC
Protein-coding sequences here:
- a CDS encoding variable large family protein produces the protein MAQIGTTAEKIYDAIVRLLNGSSPTRGTKRQQVAETLKKQAEQLEATQQQVKAIKAEISKAGGDSKSLDKATATIEALKKAGEEMATAISDGQDIGDTKADNEAPGIPTAEIGKFLSALKGISEAAKAEGIEMPAAGATTLPAGNNDGSKVLAKGAANGGAAGDAAKAVAIVGSVTGEEILAAILKSQAGDAEVANGGDATAATTAVSFAKGISDNNAAAAASLAGAVSGGIALRSLLKGGQLKLAQADEAPIAKQAGLAAVTKLLGAIEDIMKKTLSKVLAKVKEAADGVRANKGGTSSKAAAANEAAKAEGQAKQ
- a CDS encoding variable large family protein → MSDDNAADAVSLAGAVSGGIALRSLLKGGQLKPAAAGAGDAPIAKQAGLAAVTKLLGAIEDIMKKTLSKVLAKVKEAADGVRANKGGTSSKAAAANEAAKAEGQAKQQLRLP